A stretch of the Oncorhynchus mykiss isolate Arlee chromosome 23, USDA_OmykA_1.1, whole genome shotgun sequence genome encodes the following:
- the LOC110502277 gene encoding protein FAM204A isoform X8, whose amino-acid sequence MYSGLLPRGLTDAEISSDEKDDQGVANQEIDAANVQRPAVGLSCGLKQNCVTLGDTSYSCIQPFIENYLCLDSLPGISEENWQECQVLHHLSKKFKEQQKKKCEINTMKLPKKRQQRKGRYKKDEKSATKNMVSNNESRVPQAEHERHRDGLTQYFGINDRFQPSACSKPAPKSSLEKSIESAIAEGDFGKAEEMSDRLATREQPTI is encoded by the exons ATGTATAGCGGACTTTTACCGAGAGGTCTGACCGATGCAGAAATTAGTTCAGATGAAAAAGACGACCAAGGTGTTGCAAATCAAGAAATAGACGCAGCTAACGTTCAACGTCCTGCAGTTGGACTTTCGTGTGGTCTTAAGCAAAATTGTGTTACACTTGGAGACACAAGTTATTCTTGTATCCAGCCCTTCATAGAAAATTACCTGTGTTTGGACTCCTTACCCGGGATTTCCGAGGAGAATTGGCAAGAATGTCAAGTGTTGCACCACCTTTCAAAA AAATTTAAAGAGCAACAGAAGAAAAAATGTGAGATCAACACAATGAAGCTCCCCAAAAAAAGACAGCAGAGAAAAGGACGATATAAGAAAG ATGAAAAATCAGCAACTAAGAACATGGTATCAAACAATGAAAG caGAGTACCTCAAGCGGAGCATGAAAGGCATCGGGATGGGCTTACGCAGTACTTTGGCATCAATGATAGATTTCAACCCTCTGCCTGTAGCAAGCCTGCTCCCAAG TCCAGCCTAGAAAAGAGCATAGAGAGCGCCATCGCTGAAGGGGACTTTGGGAAGGCGGAGGAGATGAGCGACAGACTCGCCACTCGAGAG
- the LOC110502277 gene encoding protein FAM204A isoform X7 produces MYSGLLPRGLTDAEISSDEKDDQGVANQEIDAANVQRPAVGLSCGLKQNCVTLGDTSYSCIQPFIENYLCLDSLPGISEENWQECQVLHHLSKKFKEQQKKKCEINTMKLPKKRQQRKGRYKKDEKSATKNMVSNNESRVPQAEHERHRDGLTQYFGINDRFQPSACSKPAPKSSLEKSIESAIAEGDFGKAEEMSDRLATREKEEPSPARRHSADSASDP; encoded by the exons ATGTATAGCGGACTTTTACCGAGAGGTCTGACCGATGCAGAAATTAGTTCAGATGAAAAAGACGACCAAGGTGTTGCAAATCAAGAAATAGACGCAGCTAACGTTCAACGTCCTGCAGTTGGACTTTCGTGTGGTCTTAAGCAAAATTGTGTTACACTTGGAGACACAAGTTATTCTTGTATCCAGCCCTTCATAGAAAATTACCTGTGTTTGGACTCCTTACCCGGGATTTCCGAGGAGAATTGGCAAGAATGTCAAGTGTTGCACCACCTTTCAAAA AAATTTAAAGAGCAACAGAAGAAAAAATGTGAGATCAACACAATGAAGCTCCCCAAAAAAAGACAGCAGAGAAAAGGACGATATAAGAAAG ATGAAAAATCAGCAACTAAGAACATGGTATCAAACAATGAAAG caGAGTACCTCAAGCGGAGCATGAAAGGCATCGGGATGGGCTTACGCAGTACTTTGGCATCAATGATAGATTTCAACCCTCTGCCTGTAGCAAGCCTGCTCCCAAG TCCAGCCTAGAAAAGAGCATAGAGAGCGCCATCGCTGAAGGGGACTTTGGGAAGGCGGAGGAGATGAGCGACAGACTCGCCACTCGAGAG